A section of the Streptomyces sp. NBC_00178 genome encodes:
- a CDS encoding DEAD/DEAH box helicase, protein MTEDLSPAERYQASRVRAAEQATALGPFRDLYEFGLDPFQIEACQALEAGRGVLVAAPTGSGKTIVGEFAVHLALLQGRKCFYTTPIKALSNQKFADLARRYGSDKVGLLTGDNSVNADAPVVVMTTEVLRNMLYAGSQALTGLGYVVMDEVHYLSDRFRGAVWEEVIIHLPESVTLVSLSATVSNAEEFGDWLDTVRGDTQVIVSEHRPVPLWQHVMAGRRMYDLFEEESDHGGRGTGRREVSPDLVRLARMENQRGYNPRERRRGKMVREADRERERRQRSRIWTPSRAEVIDRLDAEGLLPAITFIFSRAGCEAAVQQCLQAGLRLNDEDKRRTVREIVEERTASIPPEDLHVLGYYEWLEGLERGIAAHHAGMLPTFKEVVEELFVRGLVKAVFATETLALGINMPARSVVLEKLVKWNGEQHADITPGEYTQLTGRAGRRGIDVEGHAVVLWQRGMDPGALAGLAGTRTYPLRSSFRPSYNMAVNLVQQFGRHRSRELLETSFAQFQADRSVVGISRQVQRNEEGLEGYREGMTCHLGDFEEYARLRRDLKDRETDLAKQGAAQRRAAAASSLEKLKPGDVIHVPTGKFAGLALVLDPGIPAGRANGHRGLEYTEGPRPLVLTAERQVKRLAHIDFPVPVEALERMRVPKSFNPRSPQSRRDLASALRSKAGHIDPGRHRKQRAAAADDREIARLRTELRAHPCHGCDEREDHARWAERYHRLLRDTRQLENRIEGRTNTIARTFDRIVALLTELDYLRGNEVTDNGRRLARLYGELDLLASECLRDRVWEGLNPAELAACVSALVFEARQADDAVAPKLPSGPAKAALGEMVRIWGRLDALEEDFKISQTEGVGQREPDLGFAWAVYMWASGRSLDEVLREAEMPAGDFVRWCKQVIDVLGQIAAAAPRDGSSVARNAHKAVDAVLRGVVAYSSVG, encoded by the coding sequence ATGACAGAGGACCTCTCACCAGCTGAGCGATACCAGGCCTCCCGGGTGCGCGCCGCCGAGCAGGCGACGGCCCTCGGGCCCTTCCGCGACCTGTACGAATTCGGTCTGGACCCGTTCCAGATCGAGGCATGCCAGGCCCTGGAGGCGGGTAGAGGGGTGCTGGTCGCGGCCCCCACCGGCTCGGGAAAGACGATCGTCGGCGAGTTCGCCGTCCACCTCGCCCTGCTGCAGGGCCGCAAGTGCTTCTACACCACGCCGATCAAGGCGCTGTCCAACCAGAAGTTCGCCGACCTCGCGCGCCGCTACGGCTCGGACAAGGTCGGTCTGCTGACCGGCGACAACAGCGTGAACGCGGACGCGCCCGTGGTGGTCATGACCACCGAGGTCCTGCGCAACATGCTGTACGCGGGATCCCAGGCCCTCACCGGTCTCGGGTACGTGGTGATGGACGAGGTGCACTACCTCTCCGACCGCTTCCGCGGCGCCGTGTGGGAGGAAGTGATCATCCACCTGCCGGAGTCCGTCACCCTGGTCTCGCTGTCGGCGACCGTGTCCAACGCCGAGGAGTTCGGCGACTGGCTGGACACCGTGCGGGGCGACACCCAGGTGATCGTCTCGGAGCACCGGCCCGTCCCCCTGTGGCAGCACGTCATGGCCGGACGCCGGATGTACGACCTCTTCGAGGAGGAGAGCGACCACGGCGGCCGGGGCACCGGACGGCGCGAGGTCAGTCCGGACCTCGTCCGGCTCGCCCGCATGGAGAACCAGCGCGGATACAACCCGCGCGAGCGCCGGCGCGGGAAGATGGTGCGCGAGGCGGACCGCGAGAGGGAGCGCCGGCAGCGCAGCCGTATCTGGACCCCTTCCAGGGCCGAGGTCATCGACCGGCTCGACGCGGAGGGGCTGCTGCCCGCCATCACCTTCATCTTCAGCCGGGCCGGCTGCGAGGCCGCCGTGCAGCAGTGCCTTCAGGCCGGACTGCGGCTGAACGACGAGGACAAGCGCCGCACGGTCCGCGAGATCGTCGAGGAGCGGACGGCGTCCATCCCTCCCGAGGACCTCCACGTCCTCGGGTACTACGAGTGGCTCGAAGGCCTGGAGCGGGGCATCGCCGCCCACCACGCGGGCATGCTGCCCACCTTCAAGGAGGTCGTGGAGGAGCTGTTCGTCCGCGGCCTGGTCAAGGCGGTCTTCGCCACCGAGACCCTGGCGCTCGGCATCAACATGCCCGCACGCTCGGTGGTGCTGGAGAAGCTCGTCAAGTGGAACGGCGAGCAGCACGCCGACATCACACCGGGCGAGTACACCCAGCTGACCGGGCGCGCCGGGCGCCGCGGCATCGACGTCGAGGGCCACGCGGTCGTGCTGTGGCAGCGGGGCATGGACCCGGGCGCACTCGCCGGCCTCGCGGGCACGCGCACGTATCCGCTGCGTTCCAGCTTCCGGCCGTCGTACAACATGGCCGTGAACCTGGTGCAGCAGTTCGGGCGGCACCGCTCGCGCGAGCTGCTGGAGACGTCCTTCGCGCAGTTCCAGGCGGACCGGTCCGTGGTCGGGATCTCCCGTCAGGTCCAGCGCAACGAGGAGGGACTCGAGGGCTACCGGGAGGGCATGACCTGCCACCTCGGCGACTTCGAGGAGTACGCCCGGCTGCGGCGTGACCTCAAGGACCGGGAGACGGACCTCGCCAAGCAGGGCGCGGCCCAGCGCCGGGCGGCGGCGGCCTCGTCACTGGAGAAGCTGAAGCCGGGCGACGTCATCCACGTGCCCACGGGCAAGTTCGCGGGGCTCGCGCTGGTCCTCGACCCGGGGATCCCCGCGGGGCGGGCCAACGGGCACCGGGGGCTGGAGTACACCGAGGGCCCGCGCCCCCTGGTGCTGACCGCCGAGCGGCAGGTCAAGCGGCTGGCCCACATCGACTTCCCCGTCCCGGTCGAGGCGCTTGAGCGCATGCGGGTGCCCAAGTCGTTCAACCCGCGCTCCCCGCAGTCGCGCCGCGACCTCGCCTCCGCGCTGCGGAGCAAGGCCGGGCACATCGATCCGGGCCGGCACCGCAAGCAGCGCGCGGCGGCGGCCGACGACCGCGAGATCGCCCGGCTGCGCACGGAACTGCGGGCCCACCCGTGCCACGGCTGCGACGAGCGCGAGGACCACGCGCGCTGGGCCGAGCGCTACCACCGGCTGCTGCGCGACACCAGGCAGCTGGAGAACCGCATCGAGGGCCGGACGAACACCATCGCCCGCACCTTCGACCGCATCGTCGCGCTCCTCACCGAGCTGGACTACCTGCGGGGCAACGAGGTCACCGACAACGGCCGGCGGCTGGCCAGGCTCTACGGCGAACTGGACCTGCTGGCCAGCGAATGCCTGCGCGACCGGGTCTGGGAGGGGCTGAACCCCGCCGAACTCGCCGCGTGCGTCTCGGCGCTGGTCTTCGAGGCACGCCAGGCGGACGACGCCGTGGCGCCGAAGCTGCCGTCGGGTCCCGCGAAGGCGGCGCTGGGCGAGATGGTCCGCATCTGGGGCCGCCTGGACGCGCTGGAGGAGGACTTCAAGATCAGTCAGACGGAGGGGGTCGGCCAGCGCGAGCCCGATCTCGGCTTCGCCTGGGCGGTCTACATGTGGGCCTCCGGCCGCTCGCTGGACGAGGTGCTCCGCGAGGCGGAGATGCCCGCGGGCGACTTCGTGCGCTGGTGCAAGCAGGTCATCGACGTGCTGGGACAGATCGCGGCCGCCGCGCCCCGGGACGGGAGTTCGGTGGCCAGGAACGCCCACAAGGCCGTCGACGCGGTCCTGCGGGGAGTGGTGGCGTACAGCTCGGTGGGCTGA
- a CDS encoding diacylglycerol kinase, translated as MTSEITLFVNPTAGSGRGARAAQPAASALRDAGFSVRTVLGEDADDALRRAREAVAGGTGALIAVGGDGMMSLALQAVAGTTTPLGVVAVGTGNDFARALGLPVRDPAAAGRLAADALKAGSVREADLGRVGERWFGTVLASGFDSRVNDRGNRMRWAGGRFKYDLAILAELAAFRPIPYRIRLDGGPVTEIEATLIAVGNGTTYGGGMRICADAVMDDGLFDVTVVGDCSRTTLLKVFPKVYRGTHLGHPVVTVHRVSSIELAAAGVTAYADGEPLGALPMTATCVPRAVRVLTA; from the coding sequence GTGACCAGCGAGATCACCCTCTTCGTCAATCCCACCGCGGGCAGCGGCCGGGGCGCGCGTGCCGCGCAGCCGGCCGCTTCCGCGTTGCGGGACGCCGGATTCTCCGTCCGCACCGTGCTCGGCGAGGACGCGGACGACGCCCTGCGCCGCGCACGTGAGGCCGTGGCGGGCGGCACCGGTGCCCTGATAGCCGTGGGCGGGGACGGGATGATGTCCCTCGCCCTGCAGGCCGTCGCCGGCACCACGACACCGCTGGGCGTCGTGGCCGTCGGCACCGGCAACGACTTCGCCCGCGCCCTGGGGCTTCCGGTCAGGGACCCGGCCGCGGCCGGACGCCTGGCCGCCGACGCGCTCAAGGCGGGGTCGGTGCGCGAGGCCGACCTCGGCCGGGTCGGGGAGCGCTGGTTCGGCACCGTCCTGGCCTCCGGCTTCGACTCCCGGGTGAACGACCGGGGCAACCGGATGCGCTGGGCCGGCGGGCGCTTCAAGTACGACCTGGCTATCCTCGCCGAGCTGGCGGCCTTCCGCCCCATCCCCTACCGGATCAGGCTGGACGGCGGTCCGGTGACCGAGATCGAGGCGACCCTGATCGCGGTGGGCAACGGGACCACCTACGGCGGCGGCATGCGGATCTGCGCCGACGCGGTCATGGACGACGGGCTCTTCGACGTGACCGTGGTCGGTGACTGCAGCCGCACCACCCTGCTCAAGGTCTTCCCGAAGGTGTACCGGGGGACACACCTGGGGCACCCGGTGGTCACCGTGCACCGGGTCTCCTCGATCGAGCTGGCCGCCGCCGGCGTCACGGCCTACGCGGACGGTGAGCCGCTGGGCGCGCTGCCGATGACCGCCACCTGCGTGCCCCGCGCGGTCAGGGTCCTCACCGCGTGA
- the tatC gene encoding twin-arginine translocase subunit TatC yields MLKSARKQEKDDEGRMPLLDHLRELRNRLLKSVLAIVIAVIVAAFFQKEIFEFLMKPILDSVGCRNGALTMVNGRPCAEMTTNGLLSPFTIALKVSLMAGVLVATPVWLYQLWAFVAPGLHKQEKRYSMAFVAAGVPLFLAGAYLAYAILPQTAQIMLGFTPDNVKNLLPLDDFLDLITRMVIVFGLAFELPLLLILLNMTGVLSGVRMLRWWRGMIVGLTAFAAIATPGGEPISMLLLAGPLAVLYFIAVGISLLNDKRKRRANPDAELDDDEASRLDLTPEPVGAVEGVSGPRAALPEQASGDSDGGRSHRLNGYDDIT; encoded by the coding sequence TTGCTCAAGTCTGCCCGCAAGCAGGAGAAGGACGACGAGGGGCGGATGCCCCTCCTCGATCACCTGCGTGAGCTGCGCAACCGGCTGCTGAAGTCGGTCCTGGCGATCGTGATCGCCGTGATCGTCGCGGCGTTCTTCCAGAAGGAGATCTTCGAGTTCCTGATGAAGCCGATCCTTGACTCGGTCGGCTGCAGGAACGGCGCCCTGACCATGGTCAACGGCCGGCCGTGCGCGGAGATGACGACCAATGGTCTGCTGTCCCCGTTCACCATCGCGCTGAAGGTGTCCCTGATGGCGGGCGTGCTGGTGGCCACGCCCGTCTGGCTCTACCAGCTGTGGGCGTTCGTCGCCCCCGGCCTCCACAAGCAGGAGAAGCGCTACTCGATGGCGTTCGTCGCCGCCGGGGTCCCGCTCTTCCTGGCCGGCGCCTACCTGGCGTACGCGATCCTGCCGCAGACCGCGCAGATCATGCTCGGCTTCACGCCGGACAACGTGAAGAACCTGCTGCCCCTCGACGACTTCCTCGACCTGATCACCCGCATGGTGATCGTCTTCGGGCTCGCCTTCGAGCTGCCGCTGCTGCTGATCCTCCTCAACATGACCGGAGTCCTGTCGGGCGTCCGCATGCTGCGCTGGTGGCGCGGGATGATCGTCGGACTGACCGCGTTCGCGGCCATCGCCACGCCGGGCGGCGAGCCCATCTCGATGCTGCTGCTCGCGGGCCCGCTCGCGGTGCTCTACTTCATCGCGGTCGGCATCTCGCTGCTCAACGACAAGCGGAAGCGGCGGGCCAACCCCGACGCCGAGCTCGACGACGACGAGGCGTCGAGGCTCGACCTCACCCCGGAGCCCGTCGGTGCCGTCGAAGGCGTGTCCGGCCCGCGTGCCGCACTGCCCGAGCAGGCGAGCGGCGACTCGGACGGCGGACGGTCCCACCGGCTCAACGGTTACGACGACATCACCTGA
- the tatA gene encoding Sec-independent protein translocase subunit TatA yields MIGNLKPLEIVLIIAVILLLFGAKKLPDMARSLGKSARILKSEAKAMKKDDEPAAPTTETVADTTPPAATARTIQAAPGDVSSSRPVGEAKPTTQS; encoded by the coding sequence ATGATCGGCAATCTGAAGCCCCTCGAGATCGTTCTGATCATCGCTGTCATCCTGTTGCTCTTCGGTGCCAAGAAGCTTCCTGACATGGCGCGTTCGCTCGGCAAGTCGGCCCGCATCCTCAAGAGCGAGGCCAAGGCCATGAAGAAGGACGACGAGCCCGCGGCGCCCACCACGGAGACCGTCGCCGACACCACCCCGCCCGCCGCCACCGCCCGGACGATCCAGGCCGCCCCGGGAGACGTGTCCAGCTCCCGTCCCGTCGGCGAGGCCAAGCCCACCACCCAGAGCTGA
- a CDS encoding helix-turn-helix transcriptional regulator: MATNAIDQTRRMLSLVTYLRERPGAHVQDVARAFGITEDELISDLDVLPMCGTSFRGGDLLDIDTDGDRIWWHNPDDVAEPLRLAADEATALLVAARAVATLPGLRESDRAALVRATAKLETAAGEVGAASSRLSVTFESEGGVFADVDRAISERRRLWLRYYSPARDELTEREVDPIRLFAVGHTYMEGWCRLTEARRTFRLDRVAEIRLLDAPSAPPELELRDLSEGLVQPAAEDPEVVVEVGPGGRWVAEYYPHDSAEELPDGGLRITLRTPDPASLRRLALRLGGEGRITAPADLAESARLAAREALAGYDDAI; this comes from the coding sequence ATGGCGACCAACGCGATCGACCAGACCCGGCGGATGCTCTCCCTGGTCACCTATCTGCGGGAGCGACCCGGCGCCCACGTCCAGGACGTGGCCCGGGCCTTCGGCATCACCGAGGACGAGCTGATCTCCGACCTCGACGTGCTCCCCATGTGCGGGACCAGCTTCCGCGGCGGGGATCTGCTCGACATCGACACCGACGGCGACCGGATCTGGTGGCACAACCCGGACGACGTGGCCGAACCGCTGAGGCTCGCCGCCGACGAGGCCACCGCGCTGCTCGTCGCCGCCCGTGCCGTGGCCACCCTCCCCGGCCTGCGCGAGAGCGACCGCGCCGCGCTCGTGCGCGCGACCGCGAAGCTGGAGACCGCGGCCGGCGAGGTGGGCGCCGCCAGCTCACGGCTCTCGGTGACCTTCGAGTCCGAGGGCGGCGTCTTCGCCGACGTGGACCGGGCGATCTCCGAGCGGCGCCGGCTCTGGCTGCGCTACTACTCACCGGCCCGCGACGAGCTGACCGAGCGCGAGGTGGACCCGATCCGCCTCTTCGCCGTCGGCCACACCTACATGGAGGGCTGGTGCCGGCTGACCGAGGCGCGCCGCACCTTCCGCCTCGACCGGGTCGCGGAGATCCGGCTGCTGGACGCCCCCTCCGCCCCGCCGGAGCTGGAGCTGCGCGACCTCTCCGAAGGCCTCGTCCAGCCGGCCGCCGAGGACCCCGAGGTCGTCGTCGAGGTCGGGCCCGGTGGCCGGTGGGTCGCCGAGTACTACCCGCACGACAGCGCGGAGGAACTGCCCGACGGCGGGCTGCGGATCACGCTGCGCACCCCCGACCCGGCCTCGCTGCGCAGACTGGCCCTCCGGCTCGGCGGGGAAGGGCGCATCACCGCCCCCGCCGACCTGGCCGAGAGCGCGCGCCTCGCGGCGCGTGAGGCACTGGCCGGCTACGACGACGCGATCTGA
- a CDS encoding helix-turn-helix transcriptional regulator codes for MAIAKAERLMNLALCLLGTRRPLSKRELRGSIEAYLEAGSDDSFNRMFERDKDDLRELGLVIETVENLDGDTGYLARRDSNRLPPITLDAEEAAALGLAAKVWQQARLAGAASGALQKLRAAGMPEAEDDYEPHSALEPRIPVHEAAFEPLMLACRDRRPVTFDYRKGNAARPEQRQVEPWTLECWRGHWYLAGWDRDRGAERVFRLSRIAGRVRSRAGAFTAPVPDAVTVRETVESWAGETATRTARIRLRTGAGYPLRSRAISVRGLGDGWDELEIPYGHGLDAWLVEFGPDVVVAEPADLRADVMDRLRAVAKD; via the coding sequence ATGGCGATTGCCAAGGCCGAACGGCTGATGAACCTGGCACTGTGTCTGCTGGGCACCCGGCGCCCGCTCAGCAAGCGTGAGCTCCGCGGATCGATCGAGGCCTACCTGGAGGCGGGCTCCGACGACTCCTTCAACCGGATGTTCGAGCGCGACAAGGACGATCTGCGCGAACTCGGCCTGGTCATCGAGACCGTGGAGAACCTGGACGGCGACACCGGCTACCTCGCCCGCCGTGACAGCAACCGGCTCCCCCCGATCACCCTGGACGCCGAGGAGGCCGCCGCCCTCGGACTCGCCGCCAAGGTCTGGCAGCAGGCCCGCCTCGCCGGGGCGGCCAGCGGCGCCCTGCAGAAGCTGCGCGCGGCCGGGATGCCGGAGGCCGAGGACGACTACGAGCCGCACAGTGCCCTGGAACCCCGCATCCCGGTCCACGAGGCCGCCTTCGAGCCGCTGATGCTCGCCTGCCGCGACCGCCGCCCGGTGACCTTCGACTACCGCAAGGGGAACGCCGCCCGCCCCGAGCAGCGCCAGGTCGAGCCCTGGACGCTGGAGTGCTGGCGCGGCCACTGGTACCTGGCGGGCTGGGACCGGGACAGGGGGGCCGAGCGCGTCTTCCGGCTGTCCCGCATCGCGGGCCGCGTCCGCTCCCGCGCCGGTGCGTTCACCGCCCCGGTCCCCGACGCCGTGACCGTACGGGAGACCGTCGAGAGCTGGGCCGGCGAGACCGCCACCAGGACCGCCCGCATCCGGCTGCGTACCGGTGCCGGATACCCGCTGCGCTCCCGCGCCATATCGGTGCGTGGACTCGGTGACGGCTGGGACGAGTTGGAGATCCCGTACGGGCACGGCCTGGACGCCTGGCTCGTCGAGTTCGGCCCCGACGTGGTCGTCGCCGAGCCCGCCGACCTGCGGGCCGACGTGATGGACCGGCTGCGCGCCGTGGCCAAGGACTGA
- a CDS encoding FKBP-type peptidyl-prolyl cis-trans isomerase, whose product MSIEKPEVDFPGGEPPADLEIKDIWEGDGPVAEKGHNVSVHYVGVAFSTGEEFDASWNRGTPLKFQLGAGQVIAGWDQGVQGMKVGGRRQLTIPAHLAYGDRGAGSAIAPGETLIFVCDLVAV is encoded by the coding sequence GTGAGCATCGAGAAGCCCGAGGTCGACTTCCCGGGTGGCGAGCCGCCGGCGGACCTGGAGATCAAGGACATCTGGGAAGGCGACGGACCGGTGGCCGAGAAGGGCCACAACGTCTCCGTGCACTACGTCGGCGTGGCCTTCTCCACCGGCGAGGAGTTCGACGCCTCCTGGAACCGCGGCACGCCGCTCAAGTTCCAGCTCGGTGCCGGCCAGGTCATCGCGGGCTGGGACCAGGGCGTCCAGGGCATGAAGGTCGGCGGCCGCCGCCAGCTGACCATCCCCGCGCACCTCGCCTACGGTGACCGCGGCGCCGGCAGCGCCATCGCCCCGGGTGAGACGCTGATCTTCGTCTGCGACCTCGTCGCGGTCTGA
- a CDS encoding FKBP-type peptidyl-prolyl cis-trans isomerase, whose product MRRLAGLLVVPLLLLSAAACGDDKASDSASTEKGVPAITAGAKFGEKPTLAKGEGDPPKELKTDVISEGDGAKLKNGDAIQVNYLGQAWDSTKPFDNSFDRKQPFDLTLGAGMVIQGWDKGLVGQKVGSRVELVIPPDLGYGAQGQGDIKPNATLVFVVDIVKATQIPASAKGTPVAQDNIDLPKVGTKTDGKAPTVTIPKSDPPKKLVSNYILESDGDVIKDTDSVVVNYVGLLWKGSKPFDNTYEAGKTQTFPLAQVTLKGLKDGLVGKKIGSRVLLVIPPDQGFGDKAQQAVPAKSTLVFAVDLLAKM is encoded by the coding sequence GTGCGCCGACTTGCCGGCCTTCTCGTCGTCCCCCTTCTGCTGCTGTCCGCGGCGGCATGCGGCGACGACAAGGCCTCCGACTCCGCCTCGACCGAGAAGGGTGTTCCCGCGATCACGGCGGGAGCCAAGTTCGGCGAGAAGCCCACTCTGGCGAAGGGTGAGGGCGATCCCCCCAAGGAACTGAAGACCGACGTCATCAGTGAGGGTGACGGCGCGAAGCTCAAGAACGGCGACGCGATCCAGGTCAACTACCTCGGACAGGCCTGGGACTCCACCAAGCCGTTCGACAACAGCTTCGACCGCAAGCAGCCCTTCGACCTGACGCTCGGCGCGGGCATGGTCATCCAGGGCTGGGACAAGGGTCTCGTCGGCCAGAAGGTCGGCAGCCGTGTCGAGCTGGTCATCCCGCCGGACCTCGGTTACGGGGCCCAGGGGCAGGGCGACATCAAGCCCAACGCGACCCTCGTCTTCGTCGTGGACATCGTGAAGGCGACGCAGATCCCCGCCTCCGCCAAGGGCACCCCGGTCGCCCAGGACAACATCGACCTGCCCAAGGTCGGCACCAAGACCGACGGCAAGGCCCCGACGGTCACGATCCCCAAGAGCGACCCGCCCAAGAAGCTGGTCTCGAACTACATCCTCGAGTCCGACGGCGACGTCATCAAGGACACCGACAGCGTCGTCGTGAACTACGTCGGTCTGCTCTGGAAGGGCAGCAAGCCCTTCGACAACACCTACGAGGCGGGCAAGACCCAGACGTTCCCGCTGGCGCAGGTCACCCTCAAGGGTCTGAAGGACGGTCTGGTCGGCAAGAAGATCGGCAGCCGTGTCCTGCTGGTCATCCCGCCGGACCAGGGTTTCGGTGACAAGGCACAGCAGGCCGTGCCCGCCAAGTCCACGCTCGTCTTCGCCGTGGACCTCCTGGCAAAGATGTAA
- the pafA gene encoding Pup--protein ligase produces the protein MDRRIFGLENEYGVTCTFRGQRRLSPDEVARYLFRRVVSWGRSSNVFLRNGARLYLDVGSHPEYATPECDNVTELVTHDKAGERILEGLLVDAERRLHEEGIAGDVYLFKNNTDSAGNSYGCHENYLVARHGEFSRLADILIPFLVTRQLICGAGKVLQTPRGAVYCVSQRAEHIWEGVSSATTRSRPIINTRDEPHADAERYRRLHVIVGDSNMSETTMLLKVGATDLVLRMIEAGTVMRDLTLENPIRAIREVSHDITGQRKVRLASGREASAIEVQREYYEKAVDFVERRGIRTGNVDQVLELWGRTLDAIEAEDLDRIGTEIDWVMKYKLIERYRAKHNMTMSNPRVAQIDLAYHDIHRRRGLYYLLERKGQAARICNDMKIFEGKSVPPQTTRARLRGDFIRRAQEQRRDFTVDWVHLKLNDQAQRTVLCKDPFRSVDERVEKLIAGM, from the coding sequence ATGGACCGCCGCATTTTCGGGCTGGAGAACGAGTACGGCGTCACGTGCACGTTCAGGGGACAGCGCCGACTGTCACCTGACGAAGTGGCGCGCTACCTCTTCCGCCGTGTCGTGTCATGGGGCCGCAGCAGCAATGTCTTCCTGCGGAACGGCGCCCGCCTGTACCTCGACGTGGGATCGCATCCGGAATACGCAACACCCGAATGCGACAACGTGACGGAACTCGTCACGCACGACAAGGCAGGCGAACGCATTCTCGAAGGCCTGCTCGTCGACGCCGAACGCCGCCTGCACGAGGAGGGAATCGCGGGCGACGTCTATCTCTTCAAGAACAACACCGACTCGGCTGGAAACTCCTACGGGTGCCACGAGAACTACCTCGTCGCCCGGCACGGGGAATTCTCCCGGCTCGCGGACATCCTCATTCCGTTCCTCGTCACCCGGCAGCTGATCTGCGGTGCGGGCAAGGTGCTGCAGACGCCGCGCGGCGCCGTGTACTGCGTGAGCCAGCGGGCGGAGCACATCTGGGAGGGCGTCAGCTCAGCGACGACCCGCTCCCGTCCGATCATCAACACCCGCGACGAACCGCACGCCGACGCGGAGCGGTACCGCCGCCTCCACGTCATCGTCGGCGACTCCAACATGTCCGAGACGACCATGCTCCTCAAGGTCGGCGCCACCGACCTCGTGCTCCGCATGATCGAGGCGGGCACGGTGATGCGTGACCTGACCCTGGAGAACCCGATCCGGGCGATCCGGGAGGTCAGCCACGACATCACGGGACAGCGCAAGGTGCGCCTGGCCAGTGGCCGGGAGGCGTCGGCCATCGAGGTCCAGCGCGAGTACTATGAGAAGGCCGTCGACTTCGTCGAGCGCCGCGGCATCCGCACCGGCAACGTCGACCAGGTCCTCGAGCTGTGGGGCCGCACGCTGGACGCCATCGAGGCCGAGGACCTCGACCGGATCGGCACCGAGATCGACTGGGTCATGAAGTACAAGCTCATCGAGCGCTACCGGGCGAAGCACAACATGACGATGTCGAATCCGAGGGTCGCTCAGATAGACCTCGCCTACCACGACATCCACCGCCGCCGCGGGCTCTACTACCTCCTGGAGCGAAAGGGGCAGGCCGCCCGCATCTGCAACGACATGAAGATCTTCGAGGGCAAGTCGGTGCCCCCGCAGACCACCAGGGCGCGCCTGCGCGGTGACTTCATCCGGCGGGCCCAGGAACAGCGCCGGGATTTCACCGTCGACTGGGTCCACCTCAAGCTCAACGACCAGGCGCAGCGCACCGTGCTGTGCAAGGACCCGTTCCGCTCGGTCGACGAGAGGGTGGAAAAGCTGATTGCGGGCATGTGA